The following proteins are co-located in the Legionella busanensis genome:
- a CDS encoding efflux RND transporter permease subunit encodes MNFTDIFIKRPVLATVVSLLIFLFGLNSLFTMQIRQYPRMDNTVITVTTSYPGADASLIAGFITTPLEAAVASAEGIDYMTSTSVQGLSTITLTIKLNFNPQVAFTDVMSKVQQTLNQLPPQAQQPIIIKSSDTSTPLMYISLDSNQMTPQQITDYAVRVVQPQLQTIDGVAQAQLLGGATYSMRIFLDPMKMAALHITPADVTNVLARNSFLTAAGNTKGEYVAINVNANTDLNNAEEFSKLIVRENKSALIRLSDIAKVELGSQDYDTIVTFNGKQAVFIAITPTPTANPLTVISQVRQNFPSIVANFPPTLGGTIVYDATDFIRASIKEVIITIIEAAIIVIVVIFLFLGSIRSVIIPVVTIPLSLIGVCTLMLFLGYSINLLTLLAFVLAIGLVVDDAIVVVENVHRHLEEGKTPLQAAMIGAREIATPVIAMTITLAAVYAPIGFMGGLTGALFKEFAFTLASSVIISGIIALTLTPMMCSKLFSREVNTGRFVHFLDRKFNSAKNYYQRKLHSLLDTRAIILVLAVAILLMLPYLYSTTPKQMAPEEDQGFFFVVATAPQYATVNYVAAFTKLFDKIYQSFPEAAYYFNINSSNPVSGMVLKPWDQRKRTQFALERPLQDKLDQVTGLKSFAIIPPPLPGGGGGTPIQFVIKTTNDFQTLLEISNQIMAKAQKSGYFIFLDNSLKFNRPEIILQINRSKAADLGLDMQDIGSSLTSALSGNYVNYFNLQGRSYQVIPQLDRRYRLSPQQLEKIYVRSKSGTMVPLSTVITPIEKTQPNSVTHFQQLNSATIQGVTVPGITLGQALEFLQNEAKASLPQGYTYDFGGQSRQYIQEGTALILAFFFSIIIIFLVLAAQYESFRDPLIILISVPMSICGALIPLNVGAASINIYTQVGLITLIGLISKHGILIVDFANQLQREKKLDKRAAVEEAAAIRLRPILMTTAAMVFGVFPLLIAKGAGAVSRFDIGLVISSGLLIGTFFTLFVVPAMYTYLAADHRHEEAKKVDLDENPAGFLNT; translated from the coding sequence ATGAATTTTACCGATATTTTTATTAAACGCCCCGTCTTAGCTACTGTGGTTAGTTTATTGATTTTTTTATTCGGTTTAAATTCATTATTTACCATGCAAATTCGCCAATATCCTCGTATGGATAATACTGTTATTACTGTTACTACTAGTTACCCCGGTGCTGATGCTAGTCTAATTGCTGGCTTTATTACTACACCTTTAGAAGCTGCTGTTGCAAGTGCTGAAGGCATTGATTATATGACTTCTACCAGTGTTCAAGGGCTAAGCACAATTACACTTACAATTAAATTAAATTTTAATCCCCAAGTTGCCTTTACAGATGTCATGAGTAAAGTTCAACAGACCTTAAATCAATTACCCCCGCAGGCACAACAACCTATTATTATTAAAAGCTCTGATACATCAACGCCCTTAATGTACATTAGCTTAGATAGTAATCAGATGACACCTCAACAAATTACTGATTATGCGGTACGTGTAGTTCAACCACAGTTACAAACAATTGATGGCGTTGCTCAAGCTCAACTTCTGGGAGGAGCAACTTATTCTATGCGGATTTTTCTTGATCCGATGAAAATGGCTGCCTTACATATCACACCCGCAGACGTAACTAATGTGCTTGCTCGTAATAGTTTTTTAACGGCAGCAGGAAACACTAAGGGCGAGTATGTTGCTATTAACGTTAATGCCAATACTGATTTAAACAATGCAGAAGAATTTAGTAAATTAATTGTTAGAGAAAATAAATCAGCACTCATTCGTTTAAGTGACATTGCAAAAGTAGAATTAGGATCGCAAGATTATGATACCATTGTCACATTTAATGGTAAGCAAGCCGTCTTTATTGCAATTACCCCCACGCCTACTGCTAATCCATTAACAGTTATTAGCCAAGTTAGACAAAATTTTCCATCTATTGTTGCCAATTTTCCGCCTACATTAGGAGGTACCATTGTCTATGATGCTACTGATTTTATTAGAGCCTCAATTAAAGAAGTGATCATAACAATTATAGAAGCAGCGATCATCGTTATTGTGGTTATTTTTCTCTTTTTAGGCTCTATTCGTTCGGTCATTATTCCTGTTGTTACTATTCCCCTCTCGTTAATTGGGGTATGCACCTTGATGCTTTTTCTAGGATACTCAATAAATTTACTTACCCTCCTTGCTTTTGTTTTAGCAATTGGTCTAGTTGTTGATGATGCGATTGTAGTTGTTGAAAATGTGCATCGACATTTAGAAGAAGGAAAAACGCCCTTACAGGCAGCAATGATTGGCGCACGAGAAATTGCAACACCCGTCATTGCCATGACTATTACCTTAGCTGCAGTTTATGCACCTATTGGTTTTATGGGTGGCTTAACGGGTGCTCTTTTTAAAGAATTTGCATTCACATTAGCTAGCTCTGTCATTATTTCAGGTATTATTGCACTTACCTTAACACCAATGATGTGTTCCAAACTATTTTCTAGGGAGGTTAATACAGGACGATTTGTTCATTTCCTTGATAGAAAATTTAATTCTGCTAAAAATTATTATCAAAGGAAGTTACATAGCCTCCTAGACACCCGCGCAATTATATTAGTTCTCGCAGTAGCCATTCTATTAATGTTGCCTTATTTGTATTCCACAACACCTAAACAAATGGCGCCAGAAGAAGATCAAGGATTCTTTTTTGTTGTGGCTACAGCACCTCAATACGCGACAGTTAACTATGTTGCTGCTTTTACGAAATTATTTGATAAAATCTATCAGAGTTTTCCCGAAGCCGCATATTATTTTAATATTAATTCAAGCAATCCAGTTTCGGGGATGGTTTTAAAACCGTGGGATCAACGTAAGCGTACCCAATTTGCCTTAGAGCGACCTCTGCAAGATAAACTAGATCAAGTAACGGGCTTAAAATCCTTTGCTATTATTCCACCGCCTCTACCTGGCGGCGGCGGTGGAACGCCTATTCAATTTGTCATTAAAACAACTAATGATTTCCAAACATTGCTTGAAATTTCTAATCAGATAATGGCTAAAGCTCAAAAAAGTGGTTATTTCATTTTTCTTGATAATAGTCTTAAGTTTAACCGGCCAGAAATTATATTACAGATTAATCGCTCAAAAGCAGCTGACTTAGGTCTAGATATGCAAGATATAGGCAGTAGCTTAACAAGTGCGCTATCTGGAAATTATGTTAATTATTTCAATTTACAAGGTCGAAGTTATCAAGTGATTCCTCAACTCGATAGACGATATCGGCTTTCCCCCCAACAATTAGAAAAAATCTATGTACGCTCTAAGAGTGGAACGATGGTTCCTTTATCAACTGTAATTACGCCCATAGAAAAGACGCAGCCTAATTCAGTCACCCATTTTCAACAATTAAACTCAGCGACTATTCAAGGGGTTACTGTGCCAGGTATTACGTTAGGCCAAGCATTAGAGTTTTTGCAAAATGAAGCTAAGGCTAGTTTACCGCAGGGCTATACTTATGACTTTGGTGGCCAATCAAGGCAGTATATTCAAGAAGGAACAGCCTTAATCCTTGCTTTTTTCTTCTCTATTATCATTATCTTTTTAGTCTTAGCAGCACAATACGAAAGTTTTCGTGATCCTTTAATTATTTTAATTAGTGTACCAATGTCGATTTGTGGTGCCTTAATACCTCTTAATGTAGGCGCTGCTTCTATTAATATTTATACTCAAGTTGGTTTAATTACTCTCATTGGTTTAATTAGCAAGCATGGTATTTTAATTGTCGACTTCGCTAATCAACTGCAACGAGAAAAGAAACTAGATAAACGCGCTGCAGTTGAAGAAGCAGCAGCTATTCGTTTAAGACCAATTTTAATGACTACGGCCGCTATGGTTTTTGGCGTGTTTCCTTTATTAATTGCTAAGGGTGCCGGTGCAGTCAGCCGATTCGATATAGGGCTTGTGATTTCATCAGGTTTATTAATTGGAACATTTTTTACCTTATTTGTTGTGCCAGCTATGTATACTTATCTTGCGGCTGACCATAGACATGAGGAAGCAAAAAAAGTAGATCTAGACGAAAACCCGGCTGGTTTCTTAAATACCTAA
- a CDS encoding valine--tRNA ligase, translated as MDKTYSPQAIEKFRYQEWENQHFFQPYGEGPAYCIMLPPPNVTGSLHMGHGFQHTLMDILTRYHRMLGHKTLWQPGTDHAGISTQLVVERQLESKGLLRKDMTREQFLEYVWHWKEESGNQITSQMRRIGSSVDWQRERFTMDEGLSAAVQKVFVQLYDEGLIYRGTRLVNWDPKLGTAVSDLEVISQEEDGFLWHIRYPIVDSDQFIVIATTRPETMLGDVAIAVHPEDERYQDLIGKYVNLPLCNRQIPIIADTYVDKEFGTGCVKITPAHDFNDHEIGKRHNLTAINILTKKAAINKNAPIKYQGMDRFIAREQIIKDLDELKLIVKTEPHKLKVPRGEKSNVIIEPLLTDQWYVKTKPLAMPAMEAVKKGEIRFIPENWTKTYFQWMENIEDWCISRQLWWGHRIPAWYDNHGHIYVGYSEKDVRFKYSLDDGLPLKQDEDVLDTWFSSALWPFSTLGWPARTPELEQFYPTSVLVTGFDIIFFWVARMIMMGLKFTGKIPFKEVLITGLIRDSEGHKMSKSKGNVLDPLDIVDGIDLDSLIAKRTTNMMLPSLKDKIAKATRKEFPEGIPAFGTDALRFTFCSLASFGRNVRFDLHRVEGYRNFCNKLWNAARYVLLQTEEQIDLEDGAFQYSLPDQWILSSLQHAVASCHHYLVTYRFDLLAQTLYEFVWHEYCDWYLELSKPILYDSQALGAMKRGTRRTLIHVLDQILKLLHPIMPFITEEIWQRTSKLTSQNSESIMLSAYPQVNEQLVNKNLESEMSWIKDIIQSIRTIRSEMSISPAKLIMLQIKNATSLEKERFKNYQAILMALSKLANIHFLEDGEEAPVSASAVVGELELLIPMAGLINKDAELARLNKELAKLDKDISLAQGKLNNPKFTDKAPAEIITKEKEKLAQAELTKEKLLQHKSTIEKL; from the coding sequence ATGGATAAGACTTATTCTCCTCAAGCAATAGAGAAATTTCGTTACCAAGAATGGGAAAATCAGCACTTTTTCCAGCCTTACGGTGAAGGACCAGCGTACTGTATTATGTTACCACCACCAAACGTAACGGGCAGCTTACACATGGGCCATGGCTTTCAGCATACGCTAATGGATATTTTAACTCGTTATCATCGTATGTTAGGTCATAAAACATTATGGCAACCTGGTACTGACCATGCTGGTATTTCTACACAGCTTGTGGTGGAACGTCAATTAGAAAGCAAGGGATTATTGCGTAAAGATATGACTAGAGAGCAATTTCTAGAATATGTGTGGCATTGGAAAGAAGAATCAGGTAATCAAATCACTTCGCAAATGCGGCGTATTGGTTCTTCAGTAGATTGGCAACGTGAACGATTTACTATGGATGAGGGTCTTTCAGCTGCTGTGCAGAAAGTCTTTGTTCAATTATATGATGAAGGTTTAATTTATAGAGGCACTCGTCTGGTTAATTGGGATCCTAAATTAGGTACTGCAGTTTCAGATTTAGAAGTTATCTCCCAAGAAGAAGATGGATTTTTATGGCACATTCGTTACCCGATTGTTGACTCAGATCAATTTATAGTTATCGCTACAACCCGGCCTGAAACTATGTTAGGCGACGTGGCCATTGCAGTGCATCCAGAAGATGAACGTTATCAAGATTTAATTGGTAAATACGTTAATCTTCCTCTTTGTAATCGGCAAATACCTATTATTGCTGATACCTATGTGGATAAGGAATTTGGAACGGGCTGTGTAAAAATTACACCCGCTCATGATTTTAATGATCACGAAATTGGTAAACGCCACAATCTTACTGCGATTAATATCCTTACTAAAAAAGCGGCTATTAATAAAAATGCACCGATTAAATATCAAGGTATGGATAGGTTTATCGCACGTGAACAGATTATTAAAGATTTAGATGAACTTAAATTAATTGTTAAAACTGAACCACATAAACTAAAAGTCCCTCGCGGGGAAAAATCAAATGTTATTATTGAGCCTTTACTTACCGATCAATGGTATGTAAAAACAAAGCCCTTAGCTATGCCTGCAATGGAGGCCGTTAAAAAAGGGGAAATTCGCTTTATTCCAGAAAATTGGACTAAAACTTATTTTCAATGGATGGAAAATATTGAAGACTGGTGTATTAGTCGACAACTATGGTGGGGACATCGCATTCCAGCTTGGTATGACAATCATGGCCATATTTATGTTGGTTATAGTGAGAAAGATGTACGTTTTAAATACTCGCTAGATGATGGTCTACCCTTAAAGCAAGATGAAGATGTTTTAGACACTTGGTTTTCTTCAGCGCTGTGGCCTTTTTCGACCTTAGGATGGCCTGCACGAACACCTGAGCTTGAGCAATTTTATCCTACCTCTGTGTTAGTAACAGGGTTTGATATTATTTTCTTCTGGGTCGCGCGCATGATTATGATGGGTTTAAAATTTACAGGCAAAATTCCATTTAAAGAAGTACTCATTACCGGCTTAATTCGCGATAGCGAAGGGCATAAAATGTCTAAATCAAAAGGAAATGTATTAGATCCTTTGGATATCGTTGATGGTATTGATCTAGATAGTTTAATTGCTAAACGCACCACTAATATGATGTTACCTTCTTTAAAAGATAAAATTGCTAAAGCGACGCGCAAGGAATTTCCTGAAGGTATTCCTGCTTTTGGAACTGACGCATTACGCTTTACTTTTTGTTCCCTTGCCTCGTTTGGTCGCAATGTACGTTTTGATTTACATCGTGTTGAAGGCTATCGTAATTTTTGTAATAAATTATGGAACGCTGCGCGTTATGTTTTATTGCAAACAGAAGAACAAATTGATCTAGAAGATGGTGCCTTTCAATATAGCCTTCCTGATCAATGGATTTTATCTTCTTTACAACATGCGGTAGCTAGTTGTCACCATTACTTGGTCACTTATCGTTTTGATTTGTTAGCACAAACTTTATATGAGTTTGTTTGGCATGAATACTGTGATTGGTATTTAGAATTGTCAAAACCAATTCTCTATGATTCACAAGCACTAGGCGCTATGAAACGTGGCACACGCAGAACATTAATCCATGTGCTGGATCAAATCTTAAAACTGTTACACCCTATTATGCCTTTTATTACGGAAGAAATATGGCAACGGACTAGTAAGCTTACTAGTCAGAATAGCGAAAGTATTATGTTAAGTGCTTATCCCCAAGTTAACGAACAACTCGTTAATAAAAATTTAGAAAGCGAAATGAGTTGGATTAAAGATATTATTCAATCTATACGTACTATTCGTAGCGAGATGAGTATTTCTCCAGCCAAGTTAATTATGCTACAGATTAAAAATGCAACTTCCCTAGAAAAGGAGCGCTTTAAAAATTACCAAGCCATCTTAATGGCATTAAGCAAATTAGCCAATATTCATTTTTTAGAAGATGGTGAAGAAGCACCTGTATCTGCTTCAGCAGTAGTTGGAGAACTTGAATTATTAATTCCTATGGCAGGGCTTATTAATAAAGATGCAGAATTAGCTCGTTTAAATAAAGAGCTCGCCAAACTTGATAAAGATATATCTTTAGCACAAGGCAAGCTTAATAATCCTAAATTTACGGACAAAGCGCCTGCTGAAATTATCACTAAAGAAAAAGAAAAGTTAGCGCAAGCAGAACTTACTAAAGAAAAATTATTACAACATAAATCTACTATCGAAAAGCTCTGA
- a CDS encoding VOC family protein yields MGIQLNHTIIQAKDAKTSATFLAEILGLPAPSIFGPFFVVKTSNQVSLDFKSTTDEKIQSRHFAFLVSELEFDEIFNRIIQRQLNYWADPTQSKGQQINHNDGGRGCYFLDPDGHLLEIITRPYGSFK; encoded by the coding sequence ATGGGCATTCAACTCAATCATACTATTATCCAAGCAAAAGATGCTAAAACATCAGCCACATTTTTAGCTGAGATTTTAGGCCTCCCTGCCCCATCTATTTTTGGCCCTTTTTTTGTAGTCAAAACCAGCAATCAGGTAAGTTTAGACTTTAAGTCAACTACAGATGAAAAAATTCAGTCTAGGCATTTTGCATTTCTTGTCAGCGAGTTAGAATTTGATGAAATTTTTAATCGAATTATCCAGCGTCAATTAAACTATTGGGCTGATCCTACGCAATCTAAAGGACAACAAATTAATCATAATGATGGCGGTCGCGGCTGCTATTTTTTAGACCCAGATGGGCATCTACTTGAAATTATTACTCGCCCTTATGGTAGCTTTAAATAA
- a CDS encoding DUF962 domain-containing protein yields MNSFIEQAQFYSEYHQKPITFYTHLIGIPLIIFSLMIFFGFFHIVVPRVMDVRVSDILTVLILIYYIILNWRLGLVLVPIFIFMVWVADLVSWAGPTRGTLWMFIILFILGWVLQLVGHFMEGKRPALVDNFWRALIAPLYLTAELFFKMGRMQDLKNQIHPDLSFEKEASINMKKNPSDIFP; encoded by the coding sequence ATGAATTCATTTATTGAACAAGCTCAGTTTTACTCTGAATACCATCAAAAGCCAATTACCTTTTATACGCATCTTATAGGTATACCACTTATTATTTTTTCCTTAATGATCTTTTTTGGTTTTTTTCATATTGTGGTTCCTAGGGTTATGGACGTTAGAGTATCTGATATTCTGACCGTTCTTATTCTTATTTATTATATAATTTTAAATTGGCGTTTAGGCCTTGTTTTAGTACCAATTTTTATTTTTATGGTATGGGTTGCTGATTTAGTAAGTTGGGCTGGGCCCACCAGAGGCACTTTATGGATGTTTATTATTCTTTTTATCTTAGGTTGGGTTTTACAGTTAGTCGGTCATTTTATGGAAGGTAAGCGCCCAGCGTTAGTTGATAATTTTTGGCGAGCGCTCATTGCACCTTTGTATTTAACCGCTGAACTATTCTTTAAAATGGGCCGCATGCAAGATCTTAAAAATCAAATTCATCCCGACTTATCTTTTGAAAAGGAAGCTAGTATTAATATGAAAAAGAATCCGTCAGATATTTTTCCTTAG
- a CDS encoding YadA family autotransporter adhesin — MKIIGRCCSIAIALSLLTPSSFTLAAPIAISGGATASGTDEVAIDTDINARGENSTVTGSNSNVAGAQSTATGFEANASEEDATAAGIAIGDGATANTDAVAIGTNASAGGEGSTAIGNAANAGGESSTATGSNSNAAGPQSTATGFESNAAGANATATGSGAQATQTNATATGNAANAGGESSTATGSNSNAAGPQSTATGFESNAAGANATATGSGAQATQTDATATGNAANAGGESSTATGSNSNAAGPQSTATGFESNAAGANATATGSGAQATQTNATATGNAANAGGESSTATGSNSNAAGPQSTATGFESNAAGANATATGSGAQATQTNATATGNAANAGGESSTATGSNSNAAGPQSTATGFESNAAGANATATGSGAQATQTDATATGNAANAGGESSTATGSNSNAAGPQSTATGFESNAAGANATATGSGAQATQTNATATGNAANAGGESSTATGSNSNAAGPQSTATGFESNAAGANATATGSGAQATQTNATATGNAANASGVQATATGTGAQATGSSSTAVGTESNAAGFQATATGAGAQALADNATANGANAQATATNASAIGTGAQASGVNSTAIGVSAQATGAGSTASGILSNAAGNLATATGAGAQATNDNATATGANAQAVGINSLASGVGARALGSNSTALGANSQALALNSVAIGEGSVATRANTVSIGNELQPRQLVNVAAGVEDTDAVNVFQLNQVAQRVESSVNRINELENKIFNLRGVVKKLDRRVDRGLASASALAGLFQPYGVGKINFSIGVGGYRGANAVAVGMGYRRSENFALKAGLASTGNNSITYNAAVNFEW; from the coding sequence ATGAAAATCATAGGACGATGTTGTTCAATTGCAATAGCTTTATCTTTATTAACACCAAGCTCTTTTACATTAGCTGCTCCTATAGCTATCAGTGGTGGCGCTACTGCTAGCGGCACAGATGAGGTGGCCATAGATACAGATATAAATGCTAGAGGTGAAAATTCTACGGTAACAGGTTCTAACTCCAATGTAGCAGGTGCTCAATCTACAGCTACAGGTTTTGAAGCGAATGCCTCAGAAGAGGATGCAACTGCTGCTGGCATAGCTATCGGTGATGGCGCTACTGCTAACACTGATGCGGTGGCTATAGGTACAAATGCAAGTGCTGGCGGTGAAGGTTCTACAGCAATAGGTAATGCTGCAAATGCTGGGGGTGAAAGTTCTACAGCGACAGGTTCTAACTCCAATGCCGCAGGTCCCCAATCTACAGCCACGGGTTTTGAATCCAATGCCGCAGGAGCAAATGCAACTGCTACAGGTAGTGGTGCGCAAGCGACTCAGACTAATGCAACGGCGACAGGTAATGCTGCAAATGCTGGGGGTGAAAGTTCTACAGCAACAGGTTCTAACTCCAATGCCGCAGGTCCCCAATCTACAGCCACGGGTTTTGAATCCAATGCCGCAGGAGCAAATGCAACTGCTACAGGTAGTGGTGCGCAAGCGACTCAGACTGATGCAACAGCGACAGGTAATGCTGCAAATGCTGGGGGTGAAAGTTCTACAGCGACAGGTTCTAACTCCAATGCCGCAGGTCCCCAATCTACAGCCACGGGTTTTGAATCCAATGCCGCAGGAGCAAATGCAACTGCTACAGGTAGTGGTGCGCAAGCGACTCAGACTAATGCAACGGCGACAGGTAATGCTGCAAATGCTGGGGGTGAAAGTTCTACAGCAACAGGTTCTAACTCCAATGCCGCAGGTCCCCAATCTACAGCCACGGGTTTTGAATCCAACGCCGCAGGAGCAAATGCAACTGCTACAGGTAGTGGTGCGCAAGCGACTCAGACTAATGCAACGGCGACAGGTAATGCTGCAAATGCTGGGGGTGAAAGTTCTACAGCAACAGGTTCTAACTCCAATGCCGCAGGTCCCCAATCTACAGCCACGGGTTTTGAATCCAATGCCGCAGGAGCAAATGCAACTGCTACAGGTAGTGGTGCGCAAGCGACTCAGACTGATGCAACAGCGACAGGTAATGCTGCAAATGCTGGGGGTGAAAGTTCTACAGCAACAGGTTCTAACTCCAATGCCGCAGGTCCCCAATCTACAGCCACGGGTTTTGAATCCAATGCCGCAGGAGCAAATGCAACTGCTACAGGTAGTGGTGCGCAAGCGACTCAGACTAATGCAACGGCGACAGGTAATGCTGCAAATGCTGGGGGTGAAAGTTCTACAGCAACAGGTTCTAACTCCAATGCCGCAGGTCCTCAATCTACAGCCACGGGTTTTGAATCCAACGCCGCAGGAGCAAATGCAACTGCTACAGGTAGTGGTGCGCAAGCGACTCAGACTAATGCAACGGCGACAGGTAATGCTGCAAATGCCTCAGGAGTGCAAGCAACTGCTACAGGTACTGGCGCACAGGCTACAGGCAGTAGTTCAACAGCTGTGGGAACGGAGTCAAATGCTGCTGGCTTTCAAGCTACGGCGACTGGTGCTGGTGCCCAAGCTTTAGCTGATAATGCAACAGCTAATGGGGCTAATGCACAAGCAACTGCGACTAATGCCTCTGCAATTGGCACTGGTGCACAAGCCAGCGGCGTAAACTCAACTGCGATAGGTGTTAGTGCGCAGGCAACTGGTGCTGGCTCAACTGCCTCAGGTATTTTGTCCAATGCTGCAGGTAATCTAGCCACAGCTACCGGGGCTGGTGCTCAGGCTACAAATGACAATGCAACAGCGACTGGCGCTAATGCCCAAGCGGTTGGAATTAATAGTTTAGCCAGCGGAGTAGGTGCGCGAGCATTGGGTAGTAATTCTACTGCTTTAGGTGCGAATTCTCAGGCTTTAGCATTAAACTCAGTAGCAATTGGTGAAGGTTCAGTAGCAACTAGAGCTAATACAGTTTCTATAGGTAATGAGCTACAGCCAAGACAATTAGTAAATGTTGCAGCAGGGGTTGAGGATACAGACGCAGTAAATGTGTTTCAATTAAATCAAGTTGCACAGCGTGTCGAATCAAGTGTGAATAGAATAAATGAATTAGAAAACAAAATTTTTAATTTAAGAGGGGTAGTAAAAAAATTAGATAGAAGAGTTGACAGAGGTCTTGCTTCCGCTTCTGCTCTTGCTGGATTATTTCAACCATACGGTGTTGGTAAAATCAACTTCTCAATTGGCGTCGGAGGTTATCGTGGTGCGAATGCCGTTGCTGTTGGCATGGGTTATAGAAGGTCAGAAAATTTTGCTCTTAAAGCTGGCCTTGCCAGTACTGGTAATAACTCAATTACTTATAATGCTGCAGTGAATTTTGAATGGTAG